The Gemmatimonas aurantiaca T-27 DNA segment GTGGTGAACCTGAGCGACGCCGGTGTGCGCGAGCGTGTGCTGCGCCCCGATCTGCTGCAGTCCATCGGCTTCCAGCGCTCGTTCGCACTCGGCGGCATGTACCCCAACTCCACCATGGGCACGCTGGCGCTCATGAAGCAGACGCTGCTCGACGCCGAGTGGTACATGCGGGCATGGGGTTCGTACGAAGCCAGCGGCCGGTCCATCCTGCCGCCGGAAACCAGCGAAGCCCTCGCCGCCCTCGGCAGCGCGGTGCAAGGCAAGCAGCCGGTGATCTTCCAGACGGAAAGTGAAGAGGAGTATCTGCGCGCCTACAAGCTCGCCGCAGACTACAAGCTCACGCCGTGGTTCCGTGGCAGTGGCCAGGAATACCGTCTCGTGGACGTGCTCAAGGGACGCACACAGCCGCTCATCGTGCCGCTCGCCTTCCCCGATGCGCCCAATGTGGCCAATCCGGAAGCCGCGATGAACGTGTCACTCAGCGACCTCCGCCACTGGTATCTCGCGCCCACCAATCCGGCGCAGCTTGCTGGCGCCGGTGTGCCATTTGCCATCACGGCGGACGGCCTCGCCTCGCTCAACCAGTTCCTGCCCAACCTGCGCACGGCCGTGTCTCGTGGTCTCACGCCCGACAAGGCACTCGCCGCGCTGACCACCGTGCCGGCCGGCTGGCTCGGTATCGATCGCACACACGGCACGATCGCGGTGGGCAAGGTGGCCAATCTCGTCGTGAGCGAAGGGGATCTCTTCACCGAAGAAGGCGCCATTCGCGATGTCTGGGTGCAGGGTGCGCGTTATGGTGTGACCCGGCCCGCTCAGGTGGACCCGCGCGGTACGTGGACCATTTCGTCCGACGACGTGGGCACCTACAAGAACGCCACACTGCGTCTCGAAGGGCCGCTCAATCGCATCCGCGGCACGTTCGAAGCGGCAGGCCGCCGTCCGGTGAACATCTCCTCAGCGCGCATCATCGCCGAGACGGGCCGCCTCGAAGCGTCCTTCCCGGGCGAATCGCTGGGTCTCGAAGGTTCGGTGCTGCTCTCCGGTTCGGTGCAGGGCAACGACTTCTTCGGTTGGCTCGCGCTGCCCAACGGCACCGACGCCACGTACCGCGGTACACGTTCGGAGCAGTTCCAGGGCGCCGCGCGTGGTGTGGTGGCAGTGAAGGTGCCCAAGATCGACCTGCCGTTCATCCGTCCGAGCATGGAATACGGCCGTAGCGCGGCCCCGGTGCAGCCGGCGGTCGTGCTGGTGCGCAACGCCACGGTGTGGACGCAAGGCGCGCAGGGCCGCATGGAGAACGCCGACCTGCTGGTCCAGGCGGGCAAGGTGGTGCGCGTGGGGCAGAAGTTGTCCGCTCCGGCCAACGCAGTGATCGTCGACGGCACCGGCAAGCATGTCACGCCGGGCCTCATCGATCCGCACACGCATGGTGGTGTGAGCTCGGTGAACGAAAGTGGTTTTGCCATCGTGCCCGAAGTGCAGATGGGCGACGTGATCACGCACAACAACGTGTGGTTCTATCGTCAGCTCGCCGGCGGCCTGACCACCACGATGATCAAGCACGGCTCGGCCAACCCGATCGGCGGCGAGAACGTGTTCGTGAAGTTGCGTTGGGGTTCGCTGCCCGACGAGTACAAGATCCAGGGTGCGCCGCGCACGGTGAAGTTCGCGCTGGGCGAAAACCCCAAGCGCAGCCAGACGCGCTACCCGAACACGCGCATGGGCACACAGGAAATCATCCGCGACCACTTCCTCGCGGCGCGCGACTACGAGAAGGAATGGAAGGCGTGGGAGGCTCAGAAGACGAAGACGGGTGTTCCGCCGCGCCGCGACCTGCGCATGGAAGCCATCCTCGACATCCTGAACCAGAAGCTGCTCGTGGCCTCGCACGGCTATCGCGCCGACGAGTTCCTGGCGCTGGTGCGCCTGGCCGAGGAATTCGGCTTCCGCGTGCAGACGCTGCAGCACGGCGTGGAAGCGTACAAGATCGCCGACGAGCTCAAGAAGTCGGGTGTTGCCGCGATCGTGTGGAGCGACTGGGGCGCGTTCAAGCTCGAAGCGTACGATGCCACGTCGTACAATGCGCGCCTGCTGATGGAGGCCGGCGTGGTGACGTCGCTGCACTCGGACGACAATGAGATCTCCACGCGCATGAACTGGGAAGCAGGCAAGCTGCTGCGTTCGGGCGTGAACGAGATCGACGCGATGAACACCGTGACGATCAACGCCGCCAAGGCGATTGCCATCGACAAGACGGTCGGATCGCTCGAAGCCGGCAAGGATGCCGACTTCGTGATCTGGAACGGCAACCCGCTGTCGCAGTTCACCAAGGCCGAGCAGACCTGGGTGGATGGTCGCAAGTACTTCTCGCTGGACGAAGACAAGGTGCTGCGTGAAGAGATCGCGAAGCAGCGCGCGCAGCTCATCCAGGCCGTGATCGCGGCCAGCCCGGCCGAAGCACCGGCCGCGGCGGCACCGGCTCGCCGTCCGGGGAGCAACTGAGCATGCCCCACACTACGACTCCTTTCGGGACACGGATCATGCACACTGCCGCACGCCTGGCTGCGCTCTCCCTCGCCCTTGGGGCAGCCGGCATCATCGCTCCCGCCGCGGCGCATGCGCAGGTGGTCATTCCCACCGCCGCACAGTCCCAGCCGGTCGCGCTCAAGGGCGCGACGATTCATACGGTCACGAAGGGCACGATCACCAACGGCACCATCGTGATGGATCGTGGCAAGATCATCGCGATTGGCGGCGCAGACACCGAAGTGCCACGCGGCGCCAAGGTGGTGGATGTGGCGGGCAAGCACATCTACCCCGGCCTCATCGACGCCTACAGCACGGTGGGTATCTCGGAAATCGGTGCGGTCGACATGTCGAACGACGTGAACGAGCGTGGCGATTTCAATCCCAACGTGCGGCCTGAAGTGGCGGTGAATGCTGAAAGCCGGCACATCGGCACGACACGCAACGCCGGTGTGCTGGTGGCATTTGCGACACCCGGTGGTGGTGTGATCTCCGGTCTGTCGTCGGCCATCTCACTCGAAGGCTGGACGTGGGAAGAGATGTCGATGAAGGGCGCGGCCGCGCTCAACGTGAACTGGCCCGACCCCAACGCCCGTCCGCGTGGCCCGTTTGGCGGCCCGCCGGGTGGCCCTGGCGGTCGTGCCGGACAGCCGGCGCCCAAGACCTACGCCGAACAGGTGGAAGCCATTCGCGGCTTCTTCGCCGAAGCGCGCGCGTATCGGGATGCACTGAAGAGCAAGCAGTCTGTGCGTACCGACTCACGCTATGCCGCGATGATTCCGGCGCTCAACGGCGAGATTCCGGTGGTGGTGGCGGCAGAAGGTGTGGCGCAGATCAACGACGCCATCACGTGGGGCAAGGAAGAAGGGGTGAAGCTGGTGATTCGTGGAGGACGTGACGCCATCCACGTGGCGCCGCGGCTCAAGGCCGAGCAGATCCCGGTGATCCTCACGTCCACCATGTCCGCACCGCCGCGCGAAGACGATGGCTACGACGGCGCGTACAGCTCGCCGGCCGCGTTGTACAAGGCCGGTGTGAAGTTCGCGATCGCCGGCGACGGCAACGCGCTGTACAGCTATCGCCTGCCGTGGGACGCCGGTGTGGCGGTGGCGTTTGGCCTGCCAGAGGAGGAAGCGCTCAAGGCGGTGACGATCAACGCCGCCGAATTCATGGGTGTGTCCGACAAGGTGGGTTCGCTGGAAGTGGGCAAGGAAGCCACGTTGCTGATCACGACCGGAACGCCGCTGGATATGACGTCGAACATCATCCAGTCGTACATCCAGGGTCGTGAGATCGACATGAACGACATCCAGAAGCAGTTCTTCAAGAAGTACATGGAGAAGATCAACCAGCAGAAGAAGAAGATCGCGAGCTGAATCCGGCTGGCGATTGGTGATGCACAACGGGGGCGCCGAACACGGCGCCCCCGTTTGTCTATCTGGTCATTGCGATGATTCGGTCAGGCGTTCCGGCGTCGCGAAGTCGTGGAACACCCGAAATCGATTGCCGTCGGGATCGGCGGCCGTGAACTCATGCAGCCCCCAGGGCTTTGATTCGGGCACCGCGAGCACGATGGCGTTGGCGGCGTGCCAGAGGCTGTGCAGATCATTCACGGCCTCGATGCTGTCCAGGTTGAGCCAAATCACGACGGGGCTGGTGTTGCCACGTTGCTCGCGAAAGGCTGGCCCTGAGAGGAAAAGCCGGCACTGATCACGCGAGATGCCTGCCAGATCGATGTCGGTGGCATGCCAGTCGACGTCGAAGCCCAACTGGTCACGGTAGTACGCCGTGGACGTGGCCA contains these protein-coding regions:
- a CDS encoding amidohydrolase family protein; the encoded protein is MKFARSLLSLTVLAAGTLGAQQSSRTEPVAALRANATGYHALVGARVVTGPGQALDNATIVIRNGVVTAVGAGVAAPAGARVWEMKGLTIYPGFIDAHADLGGDAPPQGGDVGPTHWNPQVRAWFSTTANFKDDSTRRVALRSLGFGAALAVPHQGIFRGKASVVNLSDAGVRERVLRPDLLQSIGFQRSFALGGMYPNSTMGTLALMKQTLLDAEWYMRAWGSYEASGRSILPPETSEALAALGSAVQGKQPVIFQTESEEEYLRAYKLAADYKLTPWFRGSGQEYRLVDVLKGRTQPLIVPLAFPDAPNVANPEAAMNVSLSDLRHWYLAPTNPAQLAGAGVPFAITADGLASLNQFLPNLRTAVSRGLTPDKALAALTTVPAGWLGIDRTHGTIAVGKVANLVVSEGDLFTEEGAIRDVWVQGARYGVTRPAQVDPRGTWTISSDDVGTYKNATLRLEGPLNRIRGTFEAAGRRPVNISSARIIAETGRLEASFPGESLGLEGSVLLSGSVQGNDFFGWLALPNGTDATYRGTRSEQFQGAARGVVAVKVPKIDLPFIRPSMEYGRSAAPVQPAVVLVRNATVWTQGAQGRMENADLLVQAGKVVRVGQKLSAPANAVIVDGTGKHVTPGLIDPHTHGGVSSVNESGFAIVPEVQMGDVITHNNVWFYRQLAGGLTTTMIKHGSANPIGGENVFVKLRWGSLPDEYKIQGAPRTVKFALGENPKRSQTRYPNTRMGTQEIIRDHFLAARDYEKEWKAWEAQKTKTGVPPRRDLRMEAILDILNQKLLVASHGYRADEFLALVRLAEEFGFRVQTLQHGVEAYKIADELKKSGVAAIVWSDWGAFKLEAYDATSYNARLLMEAGVVTSLHSDDNEISTRMNWEAGKLLRSGVNEIDAMNTVTINAAKAIAIDKTVGSLEAGKDADFVIWNGNPLSQFTKAEQTWVDGRKYFSLDEDKVLREEIAKQRAQLIQAVIAASPAEAPAAAAPARRPGSN
- a CDS encoding amidohydrolase family protein, whose amino-acid sequence is MHTAARLAALSLALGAAGIIAPAAAHAQVVIPTAAQSQPVALKGATIHTVTKGTITNGTIVMDRGKIIAIGGADTEVPRGAKVVDVAGKHIYPGLIDAYSTVGISEIGAVDMSNDVNERGDFNPNVRPEVAVNAESRHIGTTRNAGVLVAFATPGGGVISGLSSAISLEGWTWEEMSMKGAAALNVNWPDPNARPRGPFGGPPGGPGGRAGQPAPKTYAEQVEAIRGFFAEARAYRDALKSKQSVRTDSRYAAMIPALNGEIPVVVAAEGVAQINDAITWGKEEGVKLVIRGGRDAIHVAPRLKAEQIPVILTSTMSAPPREDDGYDGAYSSPAALYKAGVKFAIAGDGNALYSYRLPWDAGVAVAFGLPEEEALKAVTINAAEFMGVSDKVGSLEVGKEATLLITTGTPLDMTSNIIQSYIQGREIDMNDIQKQFFKKYMEKINQQKKKIAS
- a CDS encoding VOC family protein, encoding MQPLSAAVPEIPVGNVATSTAYYRDQLGFDVDWHATDIDLAGISRDQCRLFLSGPAFREQRGNTSPVVIWLNLDSIEAVNDLHSLWHAANAIVLAVPESKPWGLHEFTAADPDGNRFRVFHDFATPERLTESSQ